Proteins found in one Streptomyces sp. NBC_00461 genomic segment:
- a CDS encoding site-specific integrase, with translation MPVLVDDDLCFEDGPAAPRSAAVVNRWLRELPASGAPAPSSWENYARVVKEWMEFLAEHGVGLFDSRVRLKAVLSRYAEHRAAGPVKARFAATTWGQHMSILSLFYRWSINEGYATAEPFTYRAARALFAGTGREVRVNLAVRRTPKPHVTIKYLEPDFTELFRKGLRGLAPDGSQDTGFHGRELSRNGAVGDHALATGMRLQEFTYLLPWEIPALPPEPTAAPIPFPVPAGITKGKKFRTTWTSYEALAGLHDYIELDRAATTDGSFWRPPRRWGEPLMVTEPDSRGGLINGVRRPWESLAPAERRRLVAPEGGSCLLAVKNGGGPFTAWGTVFERTSDRVRARFEPRFPHVWPHRCRHTFSMRTLEYLVTGHYRQAAKLVRDTDADAALVFYLSKADPLLVLRDLLGHSTVLTTEKYLRRLDTTRIYREAYEGAGVAAGLTDHPAAEREAAAEFADEIEDGDL, from the coding sequence ATGCCTGTGCTCGTCGACGACGACCTGTGCTTCGAGGACGGTCCGGCAGCGCCGCGTTCGGCGGCGGTGGTGAACCGGTGGTTGCGTGAGCTCCCGGCCAGTGGGGCGCCGGCGCCGAGTTCGTGGGAGAACTACGCGCGGGTGGTCAAGGAGTGGATGGAGTTCCTGGCCGAGCACGGGGTGGGGCTGTTCGACTCGCGGGTGCGGCTGAAGGCCGTGTTGAGCCGGTACGCCGAGCACCGGGCGGCGGGTCCGGTGAAGGCCCGGTTCGCGGCGACGACGTGGGGCCAGCATATGAGCATCCTGTCGCTGTTCTACCGGTGGTCGATCAACGAGGGATACGCGACGGCCGAGCCGTTCACCTACCGCGCCGCGCGGGCCCTGTTCGCCGGGACCGGGCGGGAGGTGCGGGTGAATCTGGCGGTCCGCCGCACACCGAAGCCGCACGTGACGATCAAGTACCTGGAGCCTGACTTCACCGAGCTGTTCCGCAAGGGGCTGCGCGGGCTGGCCCCGGACGGCTCGCAGGACACCGGTTTCCACGGGCGGGAGCTGTCCCGCAACGGGGCTGTCGGGGATCACGCGCTGGCTACCGGGATGCGGTTGCAGGAATTCACCTATCTGCTTCCCTGGGAGATCCCCGCGCTGCCGCCGGAGCCGACCGCAGCTCCTATTCCGTTCCCGGTGCCGGCCGGGATCACCAAGGGCAAGAAGTTCCGCACGACGTGGACCTCTTACGAGGCACTGGCAGGGCTGCACGACTACATCGAGCTGGACCGGGCCGCTACGACGGACGGCTCATTCTGGCGGCCTCCGCGGCGCTGGGGCGAGCCGCTGATGGTGACCGAGCCGGATTCCCGGGGAGGGCTGATCAACGGGGTCCGGCGCCCCTGGGAGTCACTGGCTCCGGCCGAGCGGCGCCGGCTGGTCGCTCCGGAGGGCGGTTCGTGTCTGCTGGCGGTGAAGAACGGCGGCGGCCCATTCACCGCCTGGGGCACGGTCTTCGAGCGCACATCAGACCGGGTCCGGGCCCGCTTCGAGCCCCGGTTCCCGCACGTCTGGCCCCATCGATGTCGCCACACCTTCTCCATGAGGACCCTCGAATACCTGGTCACCGGGCACTATCGGCAGGCCGCGAAGCTCGTCCGGGACACCGATGCTGACGCCGCCCTGGTCTTCTACCTGAGCAAGGCGGACCCACTGCTGGTACTTCGTGATCTTCTAGGCCATTCCACCGTCCTGACCACGGAAAAGTACCTCCGCCGCCTGGATACGACCCGTATCTACCGGGAGGCATACGAGGGCGCCGGAGTCGCTGCCGGGCTGACGGATCATCCAGCCGCCGAGCGGGAAGCAGCAGCCGAGTTCGCCGACGAGATCGAGGACGGTGACCTCTGA
- a CDS encoding site-specific integrase, translating to MRTALAAAAAFDGRSAVFAGADVCREAGLPLPEGSRRPVFEDDVWDFTDVVGLPVQLALSTRRFEFTGITDERWRLVGKELVLAMLAPRHPAVAPLPRAHRTALHLSSCAGRLDEIIRFCRWLSEHGVTSLGQVDTRICDAYTAHRRYVLDEHGAVVGEQSPAVRRAAAQVVVDLVNYRELFTADRVAADLRPWGGATASAIAEMPSGRTENKTQPVDDTVLQPMLAAALFLVSALGPHAVELAHQIREADKLSARKARGLRAVHVAPVAEFTGLLSEYTETCTPLPMLADHHVADRLANGWSADDPLLTVATGVLARQAGITQFEARWMSRLRDPLEDAVASVGVKEVFARNSVEITTADTLSVLPWTLPLHRPQAAALVGIVRTATMIVLATASGMRSSELMELRIGCRLPIEEPVPALTRYRLASKVIKGQPLGGTDDEWVVIEPVYRAVELAEDLHDDRKEGTLLFGRFAFSVRYKWFRNWINSPAGQRLGLAPIPDGQVNLRRLRRTLALEMAYRPGGVLAAKIHLKHIAVATTEGYASRPGGAQAELLAEVNKHESDRNLQLVLEEFQNYQQGILPAGPGARNLTEFFASIDEKLDATAATAPKTQRSDRDVLNLLTKRAKVLHLGPANYCWFTDPSRALCLKLAGTPTADRPLVGMCDSARCPQATHHPCHRPVWAEHAERTGTFLGQLGTTRKTERTRLQADYDRATRVVTEIDAACTTMNEDSA from the coding sequence GTGAGAACAGCCCTCGCCGCTGCTGCCGCCTTCGACGGCCGGTCCGCGGTCTTCGCCGGCGCCGATGTCTGCCGCGAAGCCGGACTCCCCCTCCCTGAGGGATCCCGCCGTCCGGTATTCGAGGACGACGTCTGGGACTTCACCGATGTCGTCGGCCTGCCTGTCCAACTCGCCCTCAGCACACGCCGTTTCGAATTCACCGGGATCACTGATGAGCGGTGGCGGCTTGTGGGCAAGGAACTCGTCCTGGCCATGCTCGCCCCGCGGCACCCTGCGGTCGCTCCGCTGCCTCGGGCCCATCGCACCGCCCTGCACCTGAGCAGTTGCGCGGGCCGTCTGGACGAGATCATCCGGTTCTGCCGCTGGCTGTCCGAGCACGGGGTGACGAGCCTCGGGCAGGTCGACACGCGCATCTGTGACGCCTACACGGCTCACCGGCGTTATGTCCTCGACGAGCACGGAGCGGTCGTCGGCGAACAGAGTCCGGCAGTCCGTCGTGCGGCCGCACAGGTCGTCGTCGACTTGGTCAACTACCGCGAGTTGTTCACCGCCGACCGGGTCGCGGCAGATCTGCGGCCCTGGGGCGGGGCCACCGCCTCCGCCATCGCCGAAATGCCCAGCGGCCGGACAGAGAACAAGACCCAGCCCGTCGACGACACGGTCCTGCAGCCGATGCTCGCCGCCGCCCTGTTCCTGGTGTCTGCCCTGGGACCGCACGCTGTTGAACTCGCCCACCAGATCCGGGAGGCCGACAAGTTGTCCGCCCGAAAGGCGCGAGGACTTCGCGCGGTCCACGTCGCTCCGGTGGCCGAGTTCACCGGGCTGCTGAGCGAGTACACGGAAACGTGCACACCTTTGCCGATGCTCGCCGACCACCACGTCGCCGACCGGCTTGCCAACGGCTGGTCCGCCGACGACCCCCTCCTGACCGTGGCCACGGGAGTTTTGGCCCGTCAGGCCGGGATCACCCAGTTCGAGGCCCGCTGGATGAGCCGCCTGCGCGACCCACTGGAAGACGCGGTCGCGTCGGTCGGGGTGAAGGAGGTCTTTGCCCGGAACTCTGTCGAGATCACTACGGCGGACACCTTGTCGGTGTTGCCCTGGACGCTGCCTCTGCATCGTCCCCAAGCCGCCGCTCTGGTCGGCATCGTCCGCACCGCCACGATGATCGTGCTGGCCACAGCCTCGGGCATGCGATCGAGCGAGCTGATGGAGCTTCGCATCGGCTGCCGACTTCCGATCGAGGAACCCGTCCCGGCGCTCACCCGATACCGGCTCGCCAGCAAGGTCATCAAGGGACAGCCGCTGGGGGGCACCGACGACGAGTGGGTCGTCATCGAGCCCGTCTATCGCGCCGTCGAACTCGCCGAAGACCTGCATGACGACCGGAAGGAGGGCACCCTGCTCTTCGGGCGATTCGCCTTCTCCGTCCGTTACAAGTGGTTCCGCAACTGGATCAACTCTCCGGCAGGGCAGCGTCTTGGACTCGCCCCCATCCCAGACGGACAGGTCAATCTGAGGCGACTGCGTCGCACACTGGCGCTGGAAATGGCCTACCGGCCAGGCGGCGTGCTGGCCGCCAAGATTCACCTAAAGCACATTGCCGTGGCCACGACAGAAGGGTATGCCTCCCGCCCCGGCGGGGCCCAGGCCGAGCTGCTGGCCGAGGTCAACAAGCACGAGAGCGACCGCAATCTCCAGCTGGTACTGGAAGAGTTCCAAAATTACCAGCAGGGCATTCTCCCGGCCGGGCCCGGCGCCCGGAACCTCACCGAGTTCTTCGCCAGCATTGACGAGAAGCTCGACGCAACGGCAGCAACAGCACCCAAAACACAGCGCAGTGACCGTGACGTGCTGAACCTCCTGACCAAGCGCGCCAAGGTCCTTCACCTCGGGCCCGCTAACTACTGCTGGTTCACCGACCCATCCCGAGCCCTCTGCCTCAAGCTGGCCGGCACTCCGACGGCGGACCGTCCGCTGGTCGGGATGTGTGACTCCGCCCGTTGCCCGCAGGCCACCCATCACCCCTGCCACCGTCCCGTCTGGGCCGAGCACGCCGAACGCACCGGAACCTTTCTTGGACAGCTCGGCACCACACGAAAGACCGAACGCACCCGCCTGCAGGCCGACTACGACCGGGCCACCCGCGTCGTCACCGAGATCGACGCCGCCTGCACCACTATGAACGAGGACTCCGCATGA